One Catharus ustulatus isolate bCatUst1 chromosome 2, bCatUst1.pri.v2, whole genome shotgun sequence genomic window carries:
- the LOC116992286 gene encoding translation initiation factor IF-2-like → MHRRLRDLPCRPYSPELLPSGSRGHPRTERGTPFAPGHRAVPLLSPSQLRSYSATRGSPRAGSAGRAALGVQPAEEGSGQRQETGARRWSVGQPRPDPVPPPALWCCRGGEARTPAPTAGGGCGASTRRWRDLRLASLSLSAPPFPCPPPPLTGRAGRGSAASCQAAPAAARLTPPPCSGGTAHARQRHRGRAASPPPSPFRPPRRGRHRAGLRDPRASRDTGIPSRPAFPHPPPSPRPARIPSRPPSPHARHPRAPSASPHGRHRPTPGVPAPRLHPRAVTIPALQPDLRREGRSSGLTGAAAPGEWERFVRGENEPLAGVCVGGFGVSSGRLERA, encoded by the coding sequence ATGCACCGGCGGCTCAGGGACCTCCCGTGCCGCCCTTACTCACCGGAGCTCCTGCCATCCGGGAGTCGCGGCCACCCCCGGACAGAGAGAGGCACGCCGTTCGCACCGGGACACAGAGCCGTCCCGCTGCTCTCACCCTCGCAGCTGCGCTCGTACTCGGCCACCCGCGGGTCCCCGCGGGCGGGGTCGGCGGGACGCGCCGCGCTGGGAGTTCAGCCCGCAGAGGAGGGGAGCGGCCAGCGCCAAGAGACCGGGGCGCGGCGCTGGAGCGTGGGGCAGCCCCGGCCAGACCCGGTGCCGCCCCCAGCGCTGTGGTGTTGCCGAGGAGGGGAAGCCAGGACCCCGGCGCCCACTGCGGGCGGAGGTTGCGGTGCGAGCACTAGGAGGTGGCGCGACCTCCGCCTCgcctccctttctctctccgctcctcccttcccctgcccgCCACCGCCACTCACCGGGCGGGCGGGACGCGGGTCCGCGGCGTCCTGTCAAGCCGCTCCTGCCGCCGCCCGCCTCACGCCGCCGCCATGTTCCGGGGGCACGGCGCATGCCCGGCAGCGGCACCGGGGGCGCGCGGCCTCCCCCCCGCCGTCCCCCTTCCGCCcgccgcggcgggggcggcACCGCGCGGGGCTGCGCGACCCGCGGGCATCCCGAGACACCGGCATCCCCTCACGGCCGGCATTCCCGCACCCTCCGCCAtccccgcgccccgcccgcaTCCCCTCACGGCCGCCATCCCCCCACGCCCGGCATCCCCGCGCCCCGTCTGCATCCCCTCACGGCCGCCATCGCCCCACGCCCGGCGTCCCCGCGCCCCGTCTGCATCCCCGCGCCGTCACTATCCCCGCACTGCAGCCAGACCTGCGGCGGGAGGGGCGATCATCGGGCTTGACGGGGGCTGCTGCGCCCGGGGAGTGGGAGCGCTTTGTGAGGGGGGAAAATGAGCCCTTGGCAGGTGTTTGTGTAGGAGGCTTCGGTGTGAGCAGTGGACGCCTGGAAAGGGCGTGA